In the genome of Macrobrachium rosenbergii isolate ZJJX-2024 chromosome 44, ASM4041242v1, whole genome shotgun sequence, the window AGATTTGTCTTCAAACAAGCTCCCAGCTTTACCTCCTTCTGTATGTGAGCTTTCAAACCTAAAGCATCTTAATGTGAATGGGAATAAAATAAGTAAGTGTTCTGTTTACTCATTTCTGATACTCTATATCAATGAATATTTTGGTCTAGATATGTAATACAGGTATTTTGAAGTTGTAATAAGATTATTTGTGTACAAATCcattgttatataattttatttgtgagtCATTGCAAATCCTAGAATAACATTTGGATGATGACTGTCTTCATGGTGTTTGGTAGCAGCTTTGTCTTAAATTTCATATAGGGAAGAACCTCAAGAAGCTGTTGATGTTTGGAGATGGTCCATTATGTAGTATGTAAgtcctaagatttttttttggtaacattGATTGGTTTCAGTATAATGGTATCACTGCTTAGAGGTGATGTAGGACCTCTTCTCATTGATGCAAGGTCCTCAGGTCCCAGAGTAtgaaacaataaacagaaaaggATAGGGGAATGAAGTCTCCCTTAGTAAGGgttgggaaaaataaacaaagctagATTAAGTTAGGCGAAATATCTCAGGCATAGGAAGCTGCCTTTTGCTGTAAGCTCCCTGTTATGTTCCTATAGGTGACTACTCAGAAAGCTAAAATTAGGTTCTTATTTGAATAGGCACAGCATTCAAAAAAATTTAGAAGCAAACCTATGACTGGATTGTGGTGTAAATGCCCAGGTTTCTAGGCTAATCCTGACATGGTGACGAgagggaaacaaaataaaattattgtggaAAGTCATGAACATTTCTCAACACAgctgaaatcaatgaaaaatatcataaaatgaaaagCTTACACTTTTCCTAAAATAATAAACCATCAGAATATAGTTAAGCACAAAacatatgtatagaaataaatgAGCTAAGATATGTAGCTATTGTAATTTCAGTACAGCTTCTCTTGGCAATGTGATATTTAGAGTAAGGACAAACACAGAAGCTTATTATAACATGCAGAATATATCAGAATCATAATAAAGTAAGAATTATTGCTAAGGAATCCAAAAGAATAAGATATAAGCCAAAGAAAACTATGGTAAAAGCAAAGCAATAGCACTGGGTACCTTTATTGAGGAAGGTTATTAAATTATAATGTACTAGTCTGAGGTATTAAAAGTCTTAAAAGATAAATGCTGATACACAAGAAAGCATTAATgtgcagtaaataaaaatacaacattaACGCAGGTAGTTGCCACGTACAACAAAGAACAAATCGAGGAAGCACGTCTTGTTTGCTAAACACTGATTTTCATGAATGAGTTCACTGAatcagatgaaaatatttcagatcacTTATCAATGATGAAATTCACCTCATATGAGTGCAGATCTTCAAGTCTTTCAGCTGAAAAACCCTGTAGGGGATAGCGCCTTCAATGcatctcatgcagtgcactgtaggggTTGCTTATGGTTTTTTGCAGGGTCCcttgtcccctagctgcaacccctttcatttcgcgtactgtacctccattcacatcctctatcttccattttactttccaccctctcataacagttgtttcatagtgcaactgagaggttttcctcctgttacacctttaaaacctttttattctcaatttccctttcagcactaaatgacctcataggtcccagtgcttggcctttggcttaaatttttatattacattcagGAGGAAAGAAAGTTACATGCAAAGAGACTTTCTGACAACACAGTAAGTATATGAGAAGCTAGCTTCTTACCTACAAGGAACTGGTAGGCCAGATTCACTTTGCTTCCAGCAAGCAATCATCTTCTAATTGTAATTTTTGAATGGATTGTCTAGGCTTTGCAACGACTCACGAATTAGGCTATGGTGTACTGTACGCAGCATATTGTACATATGTTTCAGAATAGGCTCTTGTATGCTGTATGTTCatacaattcttttttatttcatttaccctAATGATGCATAGTAtagtgtttttaataatttataaaaatattttttataaatactgtgtaAATGATGCGTAAGATTAATATTACTACTTCTTTTTGGAAATaggcttaaaaataagtaaatcacaTGAATATTGATATAATTTGATATAATGATGCATCACTTCCTGAGATTATAGATTAAATGAGGCCAGTCTGTCTGGTGGATTAACGTTGCACTTAGTCAGTTCCATCACCTTGTTTACACTGTACtagagttttattttatgaaatggtGTACTGTACTGTTGTATTTATTTGCAGACTACCTCCCAGATGATCTGGGAAGATTGACAAGATTGGAGTCATTGTCTCTAGGGTCCAACCTTATCACATCCTTGCCAGACTCTCTTTCTGGTCTCAAACACTTGAAATCAATTACAGTCAGGTGatatagataattttttcatttatcaagttCCGAGTATAGAACACCTGTTTAATCTGTTTAGTTTGTctcataaatttttgttgttgatttattgtaaaatataataaattgatTTCACTGGAACTTTAATCTTATCACttgtcattttattgttatttatatagatatatgaatgttGTTATTGCAGTGATAACCAGTTGACTGAGTTCCCTTTGTGTTTATGTGGTCTTCCTCAACTTGATGCTGTGGATCTCAGTGGAAATCAGATTACTTGTATCCCTGAAGGCATTGAGAGTCTACAGGCAGTTGAAGTTAATTTGAACATGAATCAGGTAATTGTTTTCTGCATCTACCCTTGTCTAATGATTCAAGTCCCTCTAGGGGGTAATGCTGTCactgcacctcacatggtgcactgtagacattacttaaggttctttgcagcttccctgcagcccctagctacagcccctttcattccttttactgacctccattcataatctctttcttccatcttattgtcCATCCACTCCTAACAAGTTTTTATTAGAgcaaatgcaaggttttcctcctgttacacctttcaaaccttctgtacTGTCAGTTCCCCttaaagcactgaatgacctcattggtcctagtgcttggcctatggccaaaattttatattccaattccagttccaataatTAAGTTGTTAAAGTGGGAattagatatacagtactgtattgcatTGGACACTGATGATATTTTATTAAATCAAACCAGTTTAAGTATTGCTTGTTTATGGAAAATGTTAACAAATCTTGTTCCACAGGTATCTGAGGTGTCGTCCTCAATTGCTTCATGTCCTCGCTTGAAGACTCTTCGTCTGGAGGAGAATTGTTTGTCACTTGCAGGAATTCCCACAGAGTTGCTCACTGATTCACAAGTGTCGCTGATGTGCCTTGAAGGAAACCTCTTCCAAATGAAGGAATTAGAAGAGGTTGATGGCTATGGAAAGGTAAATAATATATGTTAGTTTTTATCATGTCATCatgacatttttttgtttgcataCAGTAAGGTTCAAGTGTcagttaatatccaattcactctacattGGAAACAATActgaagaggaattataattatgatatgtAGTCATCTGGGTTGAGTCACCCTGGTGACTACCTACCgcttatcaattttaattccccttcggtatttgTGGGGtaaagtgaattgaatattaagtgacatttataACTTAATGGTTGTGAATAGTGTATATAGATGTGCAGTAACACATTTAAGGATTGATAATGTTTAGTAATGTTTCCATACAGTAAGATATCTCTTTATGCCTGAAATGAAGGAAGAACATGTTTTGTATGAATAAAGGTAGAATCTTATATTTAAAGTAAGATCACTTACCCTAACTTTTTATCTTTGTTAGCAACTTCATTCTATGTTGAGCACTTTTGGGGTAATGACGTCTCAGTTTTACAGTTCAGTGCttataatatttaataagcttTTCTGATATTGACATACCAgcaaactgaaaaacttgaacagattacctagtaatatatacagtatacagtgccCAGCTGTGTTCCGTCAGAATTTTGTTGGCCAAGTGTTTCAGTTGTGGGAAATGAAAAGGATGGAGCTACAAATGTTGTAGTGCTTTATGATTTTGATAGTATTGGATGTAGGCTTATGGAgcaattctttttaataattctcagaaaaatgaaaaactaattacCACTATAGGAAATATTATACAGACACTTATGaactttcagagatacgaacaaccgtgatcataaattaaaatttgtttgtatctctctGTCTGCCACCCGGAAGTTCAAATTTTGAATTGCACGCCTCTGCTTAGTTACAACTTTTGCCACTACCCATGCCACATAGCACCGTAGCTGACGCCAATATGCTGTCTCAGACTCTTGAACCTATGCAAGTGGTAAGACGTCATTTCTTGTGCTCCGAtttattcttgtgattttatGGTGAAGTATCGAGCCCATCCTTTTTGTATTGTGGCTAGTGTCTGCACCACTGCCCATTTCATCAACCCACCCAGTTTTAGTGTTTGGTAGttcagagaactttttttttgccCAGTAAGTGGCTTCTGCCACTACCTAAAGAAGATAAGACATCTAAGAGGCAAAAGATTAAGACTTCTCCGCAAACAAGAGAGAAAGGCATGTCTCTGAGATTACAATGTCTTTCTAGCTAGGGAGGTTATTCTTCATACGGAGGGGTTTCTGATGTTAAAACTAGTAAGGTCATAGTTAATCTTCATGAAATTAGGCCATCTCAGTTTAACTATTTTTCAAGAGGGCCTTTGAGATCACTGCTAAATACTGTACTTGGGGATGTCCTTCCACTTTTCTTgacaaatatgttaaaaaatgcTATGTGCAAGGGAATGGAGTTGTACTTGTTAGGACCATTACTCATGGCAAAAGAAGTTCTTTTGCTGGCATGAACTGCAGAGCATTCTCTTTTGCCTCCCCTTTTTATCGTCATGCTTTTTCATACTCCATTTATTCTCAGAAGACAAAAACTTCTTAGGTTGCCACTTCTCTCTTGAATGGTTAGTTGATCACTTCCCCCTATTATTGAAGTATGATGAAGTTTAAACTTCAGAATTTGCATATTTATGGACATTGTGACCTCAATTTGGGTTCAATATGACCGATGGGTCTGTTTGAGAAATGTTTTTGTGTTATAAAATCTTTATACTGTAGTcttttttttccaacattttataTAGCagtgagcctttttttttctttcagtacaTGGAAAGGTATacagcagtgaagaagaagatGTTTTAACTTTCCAAAAGTGGCCATGAATTATGTTAATGGATTTGAAAGTTCAGACTACCATCTGCCAAAGGATTTGTAGCTTTTAAAAGATTAATACACTGTTATTTTTATACTGGTGGTAAAAGTGGATGATAGTAAATACAGTGGTAAGTAACAcattatttgcaaatattttttgtgttttagatGAGATCCATTTAGTGTAAGACTGGATAGTTTTGATTTATTCATTGTGGTTTACAATATTTGATATGCAGATTTAAGCCTATTGTGTAAAGGTCCTTGTCATGTGCAGGACATtactagaaatatttttcattgtgctATTCTCTTACCCAAAGAGACATCTAAATTTTTAGGCTGTGCAGATGAAATTCTCAGCACTGATACTTATATTTCAAGCGAAAATGATCTGAAATCTTTAATTCGTTGCATCATCCTATGGCAGGTGATCTTTCTTATATACCTAAGATGTATTAATCCTTTCACCATCAGGTTATTGAGTAATTGTAAGCCAATTTGTGAAATACAGTAAAGTTTGAACCTAAGATGTATTAATCCTTTCACCATCAGGTTATTGAGTAATTGTAAGCCAATTTGTGAAATACAGTAAAGTTTGAATATATGTCACACGCCTTGGGCACAACATTTGAAATTCagatatttcatatgtttataagATGCTGTAGAGTAAGTGTCACTTAAGATTTAGCTGAAATAAAGTCCTGCTCTGCTCAGCAAGTCTTCTCATGTTGATGAATGACTTGTCAAACCATTTGCTTAAGCTGGAAGCATGCAGAAATAAACTGTCTTCTGCGAGGGGTTTTGGCTGGCTGTCAGAAAGGTAAAAAATGAGATGGGCAAGTGGTTAGCAGGTTGTGTTGTACTGACAAGATGGTACTACTGAAGTAATTGAAAGTTTATAAGGGTGGAACAGGCTATTTGAAGTAATTGAAAGTAATTAAGGTTGAACTTGGCTACTTGAGGATATTTTTACTGTGCATTTTTGTAGAAAGTGGTAATTAAGGATTACTTTACCTTCCACTGTTTTTCAAACAGGTTTTGTATTTTGGTTTCAAAGCAGTTACTTTATTTCACTAAATGAAATTGTTATTGTGCTACTTTTAAGTGTCTCCAGATTTTTAGTAATAGATGGTTATATATTGATAATCTATTTCTGCTTGTAATTCTGAATGGAGAGAACTTTTTGTTAATGAGgtaattatgttttaaatatctaacttcctggtagttacatatatatagctttatccgcCAATTAATCGcgcgcacggcagaaattcaaaattcagcgGCAATcgcgatagatggtcaggtggccatacctgagcgccctctaccaggtacttagaaccattcccaattgtcctcagaaattccctgccgtcgttctatcaacacgttggaaattcgctctactttggtttgctttactacaattggtgaagtacccattacttgtttggtttttcgttgatggctttcgctgattttGGATCTTCCCTGGATTTTTAGtttctcattgttagcctatctggtcggtttctgactgttacaattgttctttgtacttgcttttcaagatggctgaccctgttgttagaatgtgtgttaggggatgcaagaaccggcttcccaaggctgctcttgatccccacacagtttgtaagaaatgcagagatcatgtgtgtgcacttgatgatagatgcaaggagtgtgaaagtttgtccgagaaagagtggagagagtatgatcgctatgtgaggcgattggaaaaggacagaattaggagagctagatcttccagtgtcctttcagctaggtcctctgatagtcaagtcctttctaacttgtctgatactaatatttctgatcctaaccctaaggctatagtacccgatcctccctgcggagtcgggagtaagtaatccgtctttaaaggatataatggctgctatttcggccataggagtttctgtgcaatccctttcttcggatagggaagtgatgtgggggcagtgcatagtttgcaacaaaagttcggtgacagtgttagtgca includes:
- the LOC136829513 gene encoding leucine-rich repeat-containing protein 57-like, whose product is MGQTSSSGVRAHMETAQKTGALVLSNRKLTEVPDLSAVIKVLRTLDLSSNKLPALPPSVCELSNLKHLNVNGNKINYLPDDLGRLTRLESLSLGSNLITSLPDSLSGLKHLKSITVSDNQLTEFPLCLCGLPQLDAVDLSGNQITCIPEGIESLQAVEVNLNMNQVSEVSSSIASCPRLKTLRLEENCLSLAGIPTELLTDSQVSLMCLEGNLFQMKELEEVDGYGKYMERYTAVKKKMF